Proteins found in one Armatimonadota bacterium genomic segment:
- a CDS encoding tyrosine protein phosphatase: MIDIHTHILPGVDDGLQHIGEALLMAEDAAAQGVTVMVATPHLHWTGRQALSATQIREGVEELNALVQSKGIPVEILPGCEIPLQADLPERLLRGDGMSLGDSGHTVLVEPPWELWTPLDKALLQSLLEAGWTVVLAHPERHIYFQRNLSLLEELVQMGVHLQVTTGSLIPGRASPAAARCAYELMERRLVSVVASDCHGVTYRRCDLGEAAELLRRTYGRHVAQMLTTGVPRALLRGERVQLEQVWKNTPTDENRWKRLLRAVLRRETDDG; encoded by the coding sequence ATGATAGACATCCACACCCACATTCTCCCCGGCGTTGACGACGGTCTCCAGCACATCGGTGAGGCGCTGCTGATGGCGGAAGACGCCGCCGCGCAGGGCGTGACCGTGATGGTGGCAACACCACACCTCCACTGGACCGGAAGGCAGGCACTGAGCGCGACGCAGATACGTGAAGGCGTAGAGGAGCTGAACGCGCTGGTGCAATCCAAAGGTATTCCCGTGGAGATACTGCCCGGGTGTGAAATTCCCTTGCAGGCTGATTTGCCGGAAAGGCTGCTGCGGGGCGACGGAATGTCGTTAGGCGACAGTGGTCACACGGTGCTGGTGGAGCCACCCTGGGAACTGTGGACGCCCCTCGACAAGGCGCTGCTGCAGAGCCTGCTGGAGGCAGGCTGGACGGTGGTGCTGGCACACCCCGAACGGCACATTTATTTCCAGCGCAACCTGTCCTTGCTGGAAGAGCTGGTTCAGATGGGCGTGCACCTGCAGGTAACCACCGGTTCGCTGATACCCGGCAGGGCTTCGCCGGCTGCAGCGCGATGCGCCTACGAACTGATGGAGCGCCGGCTGGTCAGCGTCGTCGCATCGGACTGTCACGGTGTTACCTACCGCCGGTGCGACCTGGGCGAGGCGGCGGAACTGCTTCGGCGCACTTACGGGCGGCATGTGGCGCAGATGCTGACAACCGGTGTGCCTCGCGCACTGTTGCGGGGCGAAAGGGTGCAGCTGGAGCAGGTCTGGAAAAACACACCGACCGATGAAAACCGATGGAAACGGCTGTTGCGGGCTGTTTTGAGGAGGGAAACCGATGACGGATAA
- a CDS encoding flagellar basal body rod protein FlgB has product MTDKLFGGHYPLLKQALHACALRQEAIAHNIANVNTPGYQRIDVSFEEFLRAAQQTPLRATDPRHVALPPDRLANAQVTPDEDAPMRPDGNTVDIDYEMAQLAENQIRFQALSQLISGRYQSLKTVITGGGR; this is encoded by the coding sequence ATGACGGATAAGCTGTTTGGTGGGCACTATCCTCTCCTGAAGCAGGCACTTCATGCATGTGCCCTGCGACAGGAAGCGATTGCGCACAACATCGCCAATGTGAATACCCCCGGTTATCAACGTATCGATGTCTCCTTCGAAGAGTTTCTGCGTGCCGCACAGCAAACGCCCCTGCGAGCCACAGACCCGCGACATGTGGCGTTGCCGCCTGACAGACTGGCAAATGCCCAGGTCACACCGGACGAAGACGCGCCGATGCGCCCCGACGGCAACACGGTAGATATCGACTATGAGATGGCGCAACTCGCCGAAAATCAGATCCGCTTTCAGGCTCTGAGCCAGCTGATTAGCGGTCGCTACCAGAGCTTGAAGACGGTCATCACGGGCGGAGGGAGGTAA
- a CDS encoding flagellar basal-body rod protein FlgC, with amino-acid sequence MSIFHSLRISASGLTAERLRLDVIADNLANVNTTRTAAGGPYRRKVAILAERPTGFADLLGIQSAPAIGRGGVRVVAIAEDTSPPQRVYNPGHPDADADGYVLMPNVNVVTEMVDMITATRAYEANVTAMNAAKQMALRTLDIGRNV; translated from the coding sequence ATGAGCATCTTTCATTCCCTGCGCATCAGCGCCTCGGGGTTGACCGCCGAGCGATTGCGTCTGGACGTGATCGCGGATAATCTGGCAAACGTGAACACCACACGCACGGCGGCGGGAGGTCCCTACCGGCGCAAGGTGGCAATACTGGCAGAGCGTCCGACAGGTTTCGCCGACCTGCTGGGTATCCAGTCCGCGCCCGCAATAGGCAGAGGTGGCGTGCGGGTCGTGGCGATTGCGGAAGATACCAGCCCTCCTCAGCGCGTGTACAACCCGGGTCACCCCGACGCCGATGCGGACGGCTACGTGCTGATGCCCAACGTCAACGTGGTCACCGAAATGGTGGACATGATTACTGCCACGCGCGCGTATGAGGCAAACGTGACTGCCATGAACGCCGCTAAGCAGATGGCATTGCGTACGCTGGACATCGGCAGGAACGTGTAA
- the fliE gene encoding flagellar hook-basal body complex protein FliE yields MDIRLNSVLPGTTANLTSTSPSGNREDAPSFAETLQGVFNKINQMQLDSAELARQFAAGETDDLIRVVTAAEEASIALQLAVQVRNKVVEAYQEIMRMQV; encoded by the coding sequence ATGGACATTCGCTTGAACTCCGTGCTGCCGGGCACGACGGCAAACCTGACCAGCACTTCTCCATCTGGCAATCGCGAGGATGCACCCTCCTTTGCCGAGACGCTCCAGGGTGTTTTTAACAAGATCAACCAGATGCAGCTCGATTCCGCCGAACTGGCTCGACAGTTTGCGGCGGGTGAGACCGATGACCTGATACGTGTGGTCACCGCGGCGGAGGAAGCCTCTATCGCCCTGCAGCTGGCGGTACAGGTGCGCAACAAGGTTGTGGAAGCCTATCAGGAAATCATGCGGATGCAGGTATAG